In Schistocerca americana isolate TAMUIC-IGC-003095 chromosome 7, iqSchAmer2.1, whole genome shotgun sequence, a single genomic region encodes these proteins:
- the LOC124622734 gene encoding mucin-5AC-like, with the protein MSSSKGGKSGTSTPAEGSGAAPATTTAAPAGTARPATVKPAEAAAKVASKPVSGSTSAAPAKTSPPAAAAPKTTTATTRAPASRSAAPAAAGGGSPPKTAPSSSTGKMPPKTKPATASASAPSKASVSKTSAPSAAVKPTTATTKSVTPSVTSATPASKTPPATSVQAKTTTTAAAKDTKPSSAVTSALPVSSTPPVSSTSGVPKPTTVASKSAAPKTVSHATSAPSMSKAATHAKTTSPKSATLPSTTTVQSPITSTSSDAKAPPVTGKSTQIAAAKLPPASVPVTTAQPPSKTSPVTSKTDPAKQPKTTAITSTKPTTTPSATTAPSVSKTSSVTSVPTSATQAKSTSTALPKADAKVTSATSVSSAAATEAKTSTDKSGKPSAPSTAKEKVSAIPTTAAQSVPKPESVAPAPSDQKGSTPDVGKTSAVATPRTTASATPATTTVPTSAKTTAASTVAKTPAVTSIPVATPAKPTTTASASTSAPSVPKTVTATATVVPEPTTTGALKTAESKLPRSATSVASTAPSVSKPPPTAGVSSAGKITPATVSVPQATPSVKTAEPSSVPKIVAHQELKTAPSAPKTTAVESAPRTTFTAVSTATAPVTTPAQKAETIKLTATSASTTPSATKNGSVVPAPQEATDRKTSVAEQQGAKVLPPAVPKTSTAVTAAATKTAPPTSAAQQTPVGTSVGPAVTSSSAAPPAKTVPASVAPAATTAAAAVSKMQTYSAAATPATTAATSAKKQPVTTAAAADLRAVPVLPKAVTSAGTPVSRLSPSGIKIFTPVTATAASAVGRVAPITATAPSASGTTPAFTRTVPSVTKAFSAVTAATGAVTAPPAAPPAFVSAPGATGQKPLQPVPLVASLPTSLPHAAPATAVLAGKAGSPPGWGGTGAASPVAVGAPPSWAAAASVPRSTPCASRSLSPATPTPTPPPPALPPPCHSPAPSGVASPANSAPTPSSVRSPVAATPPSGTAAGSPMTPPLPLHKAVAPATKPVPTATAVSVTTSSATATKTILAGDASQAVKDDQQQRLHEIHKYDRDDEEDDDEERAGGQASKGRGFLDLWDVSSAHRSSPQPRHPLCRSYAPN; encoded by the coding sequence ATGTCGTCTTCTAAGGGCGGTAAGAGCGGGACCTCGACGCCAGCTGAGGGCAGCGGCGCTGCGCcggccaccaccaccgccgcaccCGCCGGGACAGCCAGACCTGCCACCGTGAAGCCTGCAGAAGCGGCCGCCAAGGTGGCTTCCAAGCCCGTCAGCGGCTCCACTAGCGCGGCGCCGGCCAAGACTTCGCCGCCGGCAGCGGCTGCGCCCAAGACCACCACTGCTACCACCAGGGCTCCGGCATCCAGGTCCGCGGCTCCTGCTGCTGCCGGTGGTGGCTCTCCACCAAAAACTGCGCCCAGCTCTTCCACAGGTAAGATGCCGCCCAAGACGAAACCGGCGACCGCGTCTGCTTCGGCGCCCTCGAAGGCGTCAGTATCGAAGACGAGTGCACCGTCTGCTGCAGTTAAACCGACGACGGCGACTACGAAGTCTGTCACCCCGAGTGTTACTAGTGCCACACCGGCTTCGAAGACGCCTCCAGCTACGTCGGTGCAGGCTAAAACTACCACAACTGCCGCGGCTAAAGACACGAAACCGTCGAGTGCCGTGACGAGTGCTCTTCCGGTGTCTTCGACACCACCAGTGTCTTCGACGAGCGGCGTCCCGAAACCTACCACGGTGGCTTCCAAGTCTGCGGCACCTAAGACCGTGTCCCATGCGACCAGTGCTCCCTCAATGTCGAAGGCGGCTACACACGCGAAGACGACATCCCCGAAGTCTGCAACACTTCCGAGTACCACTACTGTCCAGTCTCCGATTACTTCGACGAGCAGTGACGCGAAAGCTCCACCGGTAACTGGAAAATCTACGCAGATCGCTGCTGCGAAGCTCCCACCTGCTTCTGTGCCTGTCACAACTGCACAGCCGCCGTCTAAGACGTCTCCTGTGACCTCGAAAACTGATCCCGCGAAACAGCCGAAAACTACTGCAATTACCAGTACGAAACCTACCACAACACCGAGCGCCACAACAGCCCCGTCGGTGTCGAAAACGTCTTCGGTTACTTCGGTTCCTACTTCTGCAACGCAGGCGAAATCTACGTCGACAGCTCTTCCAAAGGCTGACGCAAAAGTGACGTCTGCAACTAGTGTAAGTAGTGCTGCCGCTACGGAGGCCAAGACGTCGACGGACAAGAGTGGTAAGCCGTCTGCCCCGTCGACGGCGAAGGAGAAGGTTAGCGCAATTCCCACGACCGCTGCTCAGTCTGTTCCGAAACCGGAGAGTGTGGCTCCAGCGCCGAGCGATCAGAAGGGTTCTACACCTGATGTCGGCAAGACCTCCGCTGTCGCAACACCGCGAACTACAGCTTCGGCGACGCCTGCAACAACTACTGTACCTACTTCCGCGAAGACGACGGCTGCATCCACAGTGGCAAAAACACCTGCCGTTACTTCGATTCCTGTCGCCACACCGGCGAAGCCGACGACAACAGCTAGCGCCTCTACTAGTGCCCCCTCAGTGCCGAAGACTGTGACTGCGACAGCTACCGTTGTCCCTGAACCTACCACCACTGGCGCTCTGAAGACAGCAGAGTCGAAGCTTCCCAGATCCGCGACATCTGTCGCCTCGACGGCTCCGTCGGTTTCGAAGCCACCTCCGACGGCGGGCGTGTCATCGGCGGGTAAAATTACCCCAGCTACAGTCTCGGTACCGCAAGCGACCCCGTCTGTGAAGACGGCGGAGCCCAGTTCGGTCCCGAAGATCGTCGCGCACCAAGAACTCAAGACGGCGCCGTCAGCGCCAAAGACGACAGCTGTCGAGTCGGCGCCACGGACAACGTTTACAGCCGTGTCGACAGCGACGGCGCCAGTTACAACGCCAGCTCAGAAGGCAGAGACTATCAAGCTGACAGCCACTTCTGCGAGTACCACGCCCTCCGCGACTAAAAACGGAAGTGTGGTCCCAGCGCCGCAAGAAGCGACCGATCGAAAAACGAGTGTAGCAGAGCAGCAGGGAGCTAAGGTACTGCCACCCGCTGTGCCGAAGACGTCAACTGCAGTGACGGCAGCTGCTACGAAAACAGCTCCGCCGACTTCAGCGGCACAGCAGACCCCAGTGGGCACGAGTGTCGGGCCGGCTGTCACGAGCAGCAGCGCGGCGCCGCCAGCGAAGACTGTCCCTGCCAGTGTGGCTCCTGCTGCTACGACAGCGGCTGCGGCCGTCTCTAAAATGCAGACCTATTCGGCGGCTGCGACACCGGCGACTACTGCTGCCACTTCGGCGAAGAAGCAACCTGTGACGACGGCGGCAGCAGCGGATTTGAGAGCAGTGCCGGTCCTGCCTAAGGCTGTCACTTCTGCGGGGACGCCCGTCTCGAGGCTGTCGCCTTCCGGTATAAAGATATTCACGCCCGTTACGGCCACGGCAGCGTCGGCCGTGGGCAGGGTGGCTCCCATCACGGCGACGGCGCCCTCCGCCTCCGGGACGACGCCGGCCTTCACCAGGACCGTCCCCTCCGTGACGAAGGCGTTCTCCGCCGTCACGGCCGCGACGGGGGCCGTCACCGCCCCCCCGGCTGCGCCGCCGGCGTTCGTGTCGGCGCCCGGCGCGACGGGGCAGAAGCCGCTGCAGCCGGTGCCGCTGGTGGCGAGTTTGCCGACGAGCCTGCCGCATGCGGCCCCGGCGACGGCGGTGCTCGCGGGGAAGGCCGGCTCCCCGCCGGGCTGGGGCGGCACCGGAGCCGCGTCGCCCGTGGCGGTCGGCGCTCCGCCGTcgtgggcggcggcggcgtcggtccCGCGGTCGACGCCCTGCGCGTCCAGGTCGCTGTCCccggcgacgccgacgccgacgccgccgccgccggcgctgcCGCCACCCTGCCACTCACCGGCGCCCTCCGGGGTCGCGTCGCCGGCCAACAGCGCACCCACGCCGTCGTCGGTGCGGTCTCCCGTGGCGGCCACCCCTCCTTCCGGGACCGCCGCCGGGTCGCCGatgacgccgccgctgccgctgcacaAGGCGGTCGCCCCGGCGACGAAACCTGTCCCGACCGCGACGGCCGTTTCCGTGACGACGTCGAGTGCGACCGCGACCAAGACGATTCTGGCGGGCGACGCGTCGCAGGCCGTCAAGGACGACCAGCAGCAGCGGCTGCACGAGATACACAAGTACGACCGCGACGACGAGGAAGACGACGACGAGGAGCGCGCCGGCGGCCAGGCGTCCAAGGGGCGGGGCTTCCTCGACCTGTGGGACGTGAGTAGCGCTCACCGCAGCTCGCCTCAGCCTAGACACCCTCTGTGCCGCTCTTACGCTCCAAACTAA